Proteins from a genomic interval of Phalacrocorax aristotelis chromosome 3, bGulAri2.1, whole genome shotgun sequence:
- the RNF144A gene encoding E3 ubiquitin-protein ligase RNF144A isoform X3, with protein sequence MVASEIMQRYKKLQFEREVLLDPCRTWCPSSTCQAVCQLQEPSPQDPQLVQCKACDIEFCSACKSNWHPGQGCQENMPISFLPGETSSVFKMEDDDAPIKRCPKCKVYIERDEGCAQMMCKNCKHAFCWYCLESLDDDFLLIHYDKGPCRNKLGHSRASVIWHRTQVVGIFAGFGLLLLVASPFLLLATPFVLCCKCKCNKGDDDPLPT encoded by the exons ATGGTTGCATCAGAAATCATGCAAAGGTATAAGAAGCTCCAGTTTGAAAGAG AAGTGCTTTTGGATCCGTGTCGGACTTGGTGTCCATCCTCTACTTGCCAGGCAGTTTGCCAGCTCCAGGAACCAAGCCCACAGGACCCCCAGCTGGTCCAATGCAAAGCCTGTGACATTGAGTTCTGCTCTGCTTGCAAATCTAATTGGCATCCAGGTCAAGGCTGTCAAGAGAACATGCCAATCTCTTTTCTTCCAGGAGAAACAAG ttcagtttttaaaatggaagatgaTGATGCTCCAATCAAACGCTGTCCAAAGTGTAAAGTTTACATTGAACGAGATGAAGGCTGTGCCCAAATGATGTGTAAGAACTGCAAACATGCCTTTTGCTGGTACTGTCTGGAATCTCTTGAT GATGATTTTCTCCTTATACATTATGACAAAGGACCTTGTCGAAATAAGCTGGGACACTCCAGGGCATCTGTTATCTGGCACAGAACACAG GTGGTAGGAATTTTCGCAGGATTTGGTCTTCTACTTTTGGTggcttcccccttccttctaCTTGCTACACCATTTGTTCTGTGCTGCAAGTGCAAATGTAATAAAGGAGATGACGACCCTCTACCTACCTAG
- the RNF144A gene encoding E3 ubiquitin-protein ligase RNF144A isoform X1 produces the protein MTTARYRPTWDLVLDPLVSCKLCLGEYPVEQMTTIAQCQCIFCTLCLKQYVELLIKEGLETAISCPDAACPKRGHLQENEIECMVASEIMQRYKKLQFEREVLLDPCRTWCPSSTCQAVCQLQEPSPQDPQLVQCKACDIEFCSACKSNWHPGQGCQENMPISFLPGETSSVFKMEDDDAPIKRCPKCKVYIERDEGCAQMMCKNCKHAFCWYCLESLDDDFLLIHYDKGPCRNKLGHSRASVIWHRTQVVGIFAGFGLLLLVASPFLLLATPFVLCCKCKCNKGDDDPLPT, from the exons ATGACTACAGCAAGATATAGGCCTACCTGGGACTTGGTACTTGACCCGTTAGTGTCCTGCAAGCTCTGCCTTGGTGAATATCCTGTTGAGCAGATGACAACAATAGCACAATGCCAATGCATCTTCTGTACCCTG TGCCTAAAGCAGTATGTGGAACTGTTGATCAAAGAAGGTCTAGAAACAGCAATCAGCTGCCCTGATGCTGCCTGCCCAAAGCGAGGTCATCTGCAAGAAAATGAG ATTGAATGCATGGTTGCATCAGAAATCATGCAAAGGTATAAGAAGCTCCAGTTTGAAAGAG AAGTGCTTTTGGATCCGTGTCGGACTTGGTGTCCATCCTCTACTTGCCAGGCAGTTTGCCAGCTCCAGGAACCAAGCCCACAGGACCCCCAGCTGGTCCAATGCAAAGCCTGTGACATTGAGTTCTGCTCTGCTTGCAAATCTAATTGGCATCCAGGTCAAGGCTGTCAAGAGAACATGCCAATCTCTTTTCTTCCAGGAGAAACAAG ttcagtttttaaaatggaagatgaTGATGCTCCAATCAAACGCTGTCCAAAGTGTAAAGTTTACATTGAACGAGATGAAGGCTGTGCCCAAATGATGTGTAAGAACTGCAAACATGCCTTTTGCTGGTACTGTCTGGAATCTCTTGAT GATGATTTTCTCCTTATACATTATGACAAAGGACCTTGTCGAAATAAGCTGGGACACTCCAGGGCATCTGTTATCTGGCACAGAACACAG GTGGTAGGAATTTTCGCAGGATTTGGTCTTCTACTTTTGGTggcttcccccttccttctaCTTGCTACACCATTTGTTCTGTGCTGCAAGTGCAAATGTAATAAAGGAGATGACGACCCTCTACCTACCTAG
- the RNF144A gene encoding E3 ubiquitin-protein ligase RNF144A isoform X2, with protein MTTARYRPTWDLVLDPLVSCKLCLGEYPVEQMTTIAQCQCIFCTLCLKQYVELLIKEGLETAISCPDAACPKRGHLQENEIECMVASEIMQRYKKLQFEREVLLDPCRTWCPSSTCQAVCQLQEPSPQDPQLVQCKACDIEFCSACKSNWHPGQGCQENMPISFLPGETSSVFKMEDDDAPIKRCPKCKVYIERDEGCAQMMCKNCKHAFCWYCLESLDDDFLLIHYDKGPCRNKLGHSRASVIWHRTQELTVGESPCSGGRNFRRIWSSTFGGFPLPSTCYTICSVLQVQM; from the exons ATGACTACAGCAAGATATAGGCCTACCTGGGACTTGGTACTTGACCCGTTAGTGTCCTGCAAGCTCTGCCTTGGTGAATATCCTGTTGAGCAGATGACAACAATAGCACAATGCCAATGCATCTTCTGTACCCTG TGCCTAAAGCAGTATGTGGAACTGTTGATCAAAGAAGGTCTAGAAACAGCAATCAGCTGCCCTGATGCTGCCTGCCCAAAGCGAGGTCATCTGCAAGAAAATGAG ATTGAATGCATGGTTGCATCAGAAATCATGCAAAGGTATAAGAAGCTCCAGTTTGAAAGAG AAGTGCTTTTGGATCCGTGTCGGACTTGGTGTCCATCCTCTACTTGCCAGGCAGTTTGCCAGCTCCAGGAACCAAGCCCACAGGACCCCCAGCTGGTCCAATGCAAAGCCTGTGACATTGAGTTCTGCTCTGCTTGCAAATCTAATTGGCATCCAGGTCAAGGCTGTCAAGAGAACATGCCAATCTCTTTTCTTCCAGGAGAAACAAG ttcagtttttaaaatggaagatgaTGATGCTCCAATCAAACGCTGTCCAAAGTGTAAAGTTTACATTGAACGAGATGAAGGCTGTGCCCAAATGATGTGTAAGAACTGCAAACATGCCTTTTGCTGGTACTGTCTGGAATCTCTTGAT GATGATTTTCTCCTTATACATTATGACAAAGGACCTTGTCGAAATAAGCTGGGACACTCCAGGGCATCTGTTATCTGGCACAGAACACAG GAGCTGACTGTAGGGGAAAGTCCTTGCTCTG GTGGTAGGAATTTTCGCAGGATTTGGTCTTCTACTTTTGGTggcttcccccttccttctaCTTGCTACACCATTTGTTCTGTGCTGCAAGTGCAAATGTAA